The genomic window ATCTTTTAACACCCGTTTTCCTGTTAACATATCAATTTGTTTTCGACGCAACTCATCGAGTTCCGTTTCAACTGTTTTTGGTGTCATTTGTTCAACAAGAGGCTCTACTTGTGTCCCTCTTAGTGACAACAACTCACTCACGTCCGAAGCCACCGTTTGTTGCGCGTCTTCGTGAACAATAAGTAGCTCTTTTCCGTACGTAATGACGTGATCAGCGCGAACGATGCGAGACTCATTTCCGATTTGCACTTCAATGCCGGTAATTTGTCCTGTTTCTTCGTCAATATAAAACTCCGTTGCTTCACCGAGCAATTGACCTTTTCTCGTCATTACTTTTGCTTGTTTAATCGCAATTTTTTTATTAACGAGCTCATTGGCGATCGGAATGACGTTTAAATCAAGTACAGCTCGTTCTTCTTCAACCGTTACGGCAAATTCACCAATTCCGATGACGTTGCGAAACGGAATCGCTTTCATGCTAATTTCCCAATTTTCTTGATCAACAATTAAAAAGTCAATTGTGCCTTTTTCTGGGTTCACGACAAGCGACTTCACTTGTCCAAGTTGAACTCCATTTTGGATGCTAATGACTGGAAGACCGATAACTTGTGTGCTACTTTTCATTTTTCCCACCTCATTTTTTGTTCAGCGTAATGTATCATATGTGCTAATTGTTGTTGAATGATTGGATAACACTCATATTG from Anoxybacillus gonensis includes these protein-coding regions:
- a CDS encoding PRC-barrel domain-containing protein, yielding MKSSTQVIGLPVISIQNGVQLGQVKSLVVNPEKGTIDFLIVDQENWEISMKAIPFRNVIGIGEFAVTVEEERAVLDLNVIPIANELVNKKIAIKQAKVMTRKGQLLGEATEFYIDEETGQITGIEVQIGNESRIVRADHVITYGKELLIVHEDAQQTVASDVSELLSLRGTQVEPLVEQMTPKTVETELDELRRKQIDMLTGKRVLKDIVDANGQTLIAKDTILTKEHIIRAQEEGPDVVIELSMNVE